The following are encoded together in the Coffea arabica cultivar ET-39 chromosome 1c, Coffea Arabica ET-39 HiFi, whole genome shotgun sequence genome:
- the LOC113720649 gene encoding UDP-xylose transporter 1: MGEMTSNQLGVIGALFLSVASSVSIVIVNKALMSNLGFPFATTLTSWHLMVTYCTLHVALRMNFFENKPVDMKTVILFGILNGVSIGFLNLSLGFNSIGFYQMTKLAIIPFTVLLETIFLKKHFSQKIKFSLFVLLIGVGIASITDLQLNFVGTVLSLLAIITTCVGQILTNTIQKRLNVSSTQLLYQSAPFQAAVLFVSGPLVDQCLTKQNVFAHKYSPIVLAFILLSCLIAVSVNFSTFLVIGKTSPVTYQVLGHLKTCLVLAFGYTLLHDPFTSRNIAGILIAIVGMGLYSYFCTHENKKKQGGDFSSMSQNKDKDTTPFLANGKKMAHQDEENPTEK, encoded by the exons ATGGGAGAGATGACGAGCAACCAGTTGGGAGTTATCGGGGCATTGTTCCTATCTGTGGCTTCATCAGTGTCCATTGTCATCGTCAACAAAGCTTTGATGAGCAATCTTGGTTTTCCGTTTG CAACAACGTTGACTAGTTGGCACCTGATGGTAACATACTGCACTCTACATGTGGCTCTGCGCATGAATTTCTTCGAGAACAAGCCAGTCGACATGAAGACGGTCATCCTCTTCGGCATTTTGAATGGAGTTTCGATAGGTTTCCTCAACTTAAGCTTGGGATTTAACTCCATTGGATTCTACCAG ATGACCAAGCTTGCAATAATACCTTTCACGGTTCTATTAGAGaccattttcttgaaaaagcaTTTCAG CCAGAAGATCAAGTTCTCTCTATTCGTCCTACTCATCGGTGTCGGCATTGCCTCCATAACCGACCTTCAGCTTAATTTTGTGGGAACAGTTCTCTCCCTTTTGGCCATCATAACAACTTGTGTTGGTCAAAtt CTCACAAACACAATTCAGAAGAGACTAAATGTCTCATCCACTCAGTTGCTGTACCAATCAGCTCCATTTCAAGCGGCTGTTCTCTTCGTCTCAGGCCCTCTTGTTGATCAGTGCCTGACCAAACAAAATGTGTTTGCCCACAAATATTCCCCTATTGTATTG GCATTCATATTACTTTCTTGCTTGATTGCCGTATCTGTTAACTTCAGTACATTTTTAGTGATTGGGAAGACGTCACCTGTTACGTATCAAGTTTTAGGGCATCTTAAAACGTGCCTTGTTCTTGCGTTCGGCTATACACTCCTGCATGATCCTTTCACTTCAAGAAACATTGCTGGAATACTAATAGCCATTGTTGGAATGGGATTGTACTCGTACTTTTGCACCCATGAGAACAAGAAGAAACAAGGGGGAGACTTCTCGTCTATGTCTCAG AATAAAGACAAAGATACCACACCATTTTTGGCTAATGGGAAGAAGATGGCCCATCAGGATGAGGAAAATCCGACTGAAAAATGA
- the LOC113727630 gene encoding protein ENHANCED DISEASE RESISTANCE 2-like isoform X1, protein MGGVPENDESRMEGWLYLIRSNRFGLQYSRKRYFVLQDHLLKSFKSIPPAHDEDPLRSAIIDSCIRAADNGRESIQRRVFFIFTLYNTSNHSDQLKLGASSPEEAARWMHSIQEAALKVDQNQVVIDSSEPDAKSLRLDCSSKTHYSNSIDWTLRSSRVIDAMTSDVVAPSPWKIFGCENGLRLFKEAKDRESHAKWDDHPAIMAVGVIDGSSEAIFQTLMSLGPSRSEWDFCLYKGSVIEHLDGHTDIVHKLLYRNWLPWGMKPRDLLLRRYWRREDDGTYVILYHSVFHQRCPPQVGYVRACLKSGGFVISPVNQGKQSVVRHMLAIDWKFWKSYLQTSSARSITIRMLGRLAALRELFRAKLGNNSVSDFSSGELTKESRLHQIGEGLRIEVPTRLETRKSIDDAEGEEVVKTPSEHASLLGLNDAADEFFDVPEPLDYDQSENGWSSDFSSETYSQVDTRTPKLSTAAVFVKKLHDLAVQKRGYVDLQEMAREDSMSCNYGFTLPKDQTCNLLSSWTETDPSTFLIRGKTYLDDHKKIKANGTLMQMVAADWLRSDKREDDLAGRPGSIVQKYAAKGGPEFFFIVNIQVPGSTTYNLALYYMMSSSLEDAPLLERFVKGDDADRNSRFKLIPYISKGSWIVKQSVGKKACLIGQALEINYFHGKNYIELGVDIGSSTVARGVVNLVLGYLNNLVIEMAFLVQANTTDELPEFLLGTCRLNHLDASKAIPVKH, encoded by the exons atgggtGGTGTTCCTGAGAATGATGAAAGCAGAATGGAAGGGTGGTTGTATTTGATAAGGTCTAATAGGTTTGGGCTGCAGTATTCAAGAAAAAGATACTTTGTTCTTCAAGATCACCTTCTTAAGAGCTTCAAATCAATCCCACCTGCCCATGACGAG GATCCTCTTAGAAGTGCAATTATAGATTCTTGCATCCGTGCGGCTGATAATGGGAGAGAGAGCATTCAAAGAAGA GTATTCTTCATTTTCACACTTTACAACACTTCCAATCACAGTGATCAACTGAAG CTGGGAGCAAGTAGTCCTGAAGAAGCAGCAAGATGGATGCATTCGATTCAGGAAGCCGCTTTAAAG GTGGACCAGAACCAAGTTGTTATTGATTCTTCCGAGCCTGATGCAAAGTCTTTGAG GTTGGACTGTTCCAGTAAAACTCATTACTCAAATTCTATTGATTGGACGCTACGTTCGTCTAGAGTTATAGATGCCATGACATCTGATGTTGTTGCACCATCACCCTGGAAAATCTTTGGTTGCGAGAATG GTCTCCGgctatttaaggaagctaaagATAGAGAATCTCATGCAAAG TGGGATGACCACCCTGCTATAATGGCTGTTGGTGTCATTGATGGATCTTCTGAGGCTATTTTCCAAACATTAATGTCTCTTGGCCCTTCAAGATCTGA GTGGGATTTCTGTCTGTATAAGGGCAGTGTGATTGAACATCTTGATGGTCATACTGACATAGTTCATAAACTGTTATACCGAAATTGGCTACCTTG GGGTATGAAACCAAGGGATCTTCTTTTGCGGCGCTATTGGAGGAGGGAGGATGATGGGACATATG TTATTCTGTACCATTCTGTGTTCCACCAGAGGTGTCCTCCTCAAGTGGGCTATGTCCGTGCCTGCCTTAAAA GTGGAGGATTTGTAATTTCTCCTGTAAATCAAGGGAAGCAATCAGTAGTAAGACATATGCTTGCTATTGACTggaaattttggaaatcatATCTACAGACATCCTCTGCCCGATCCATAACAATCCGCATGCTAGGGAGACTGGCTG CTTTGAGAGAGTTGTTTAGAGCAAAACTAGGGAATAATTCAGTGTCTGATTTCTCATCTGGTGAGCTGACAAAAGAGAGTAGATTACACCAGATTGGAGAAGGTTTGAGAATTGAAGTTCCAACCAGGCTGGAGACTAGGAAGAGCATCGATGACGCAGAGGGTGAAGAAGTGGTTAAAACGCCTTCAGAACATGCAAGCCTTTTGGGATTAAATGATGCGGCAGATGAATTTTTTGATGTTCCAGAACCTTTGGATTATGATCAATCAGAAAATGGCTGGTCTTCTGATTTTAGTTCAGAAACATATTCTCAGGTA GATACACGTACACCCAAATTATCTACTGCTGCTGTTTTTGTTAAAAAGTTACATGATCTTGCAG TTCAGAAGAGGGGCTATGTGGACTTACAAGAGATGGCAAGGGAAGACAGTATGTCGTGCAACTATGGGTTCACTTTACCAAAGGATCAAACTTGTAATCTGCTTTCAAGTTGGACAGAAACAGATCCCTCTACATTTCTGATTCGTGGAAAAACTTATTTGGATGACCATAAAAAG ATCAAAGCAAATGGCACATTAATGCAAATGGTTGCTGCGGATTGGTTGAGATCTGACAAGCGAGAAGATGATCTTGCTGGCCGCCCTGGGAGCATTGTTCAG AAATATGCTGCAAAAGGAGGTCCAGAGTTCTTTTTCATAGTCAACATACAG GTGCCAGGTTCGACAACTTATAATCTGGCCCTATACTACATGATGAGTAGTTCACTGGAAGATGCACCATTGCTGGAGAGATTTGTTAAAGGGGATGATGCAGACAGAAATTCAAGGTTCAAGCTCATtccatacatatctaag GGATCATGGATAGTCAAGCAGAGTGTTGGGAAGAAAGCATGCTTAATTGGTCAAGCACTGGAAATTAATTATTTCCATGGGAAGAACTACATAGAG CTTGGAGTTGATATCGGTTCATCTACTGTTGCGAGGGGTGTGGTCAATCTTGTTCTTGGTTACCTTAACAATCTTGTCATAGAAATGGCATTTCTGGTACAG GCAAACACCACGGATGAGCTTCCAGAGTTCCTACTGGGGACTTGTCGTCTTAACCATCTGGATGCCTCTAAAGCTATCCCAGTTAAGCACTAA
- the LOC113727630 gene encoding protein ENHANCED DISEASE RESISTANCE 2-like isoform X2, producing MGGVPENDESRMEGWLYLIRSNRFGLQYSRKRYFVLQDHLLKSFKSIPPAHDEDPLRSAIIDSCIRAADNGRESIQRRVFFIFTLYNTSNHSDQLKLGASSPEEAARWMHSIQEAALKVDQNQVVIDSSEPDAKSLRLDCSSKTHYSNSIDWTLRSSRVIDAMTSDVVAPSPWKIFGCENGLRLFKEAKDRESHAKWDDHPAIMAVGVIDGSSEAIFQTLMSLGPSRSEWDFCLYKGSVIEHLDGHTDIVHKLLYRNWLPWGMKPRDLLLRRYWRREDDGTYVILYHSVFHQRCPPQVGYVRACLKSGGFVISPVNQGKQSVVRHMLAIDWKFWKSYLQTSSARSITIRMLGRLAALRELFRAKLGNNSVSDFSSGELTKESRLHQIGEGLRIEVPTRLETRKSIDDAEGEEVVKTPSEHASLLGLNDAADEFFDVPEPLDYDQSENGWSSDFSSETYSQDTRTPKLSTAAVFVKKLHDLAVQKRGYVDLQEMAREDSMSCNYGFTLPKDQTCNLLSSWTETDPSTFLIRGKTYLDDHKKIKANGTLMQMVAADWLRSDKREDDLAGRPGSIVQKYAAKGGPEFFFIVNIQVPGSTTYNLALYYMMSSSLEDAPLLERFVKGDDADRNSRFKLIPYISKGSWIVKQSVGKKACLIGQALEINYFHGKNYIELGVDIGSSTVARGVVNLVLGYLNNLVIEMAFLVQANTTDELPEFLLGTCRLNHLDASKAIPVKH from the exons atgggtGGTGTTCCTGAGAATGATGAAAGCAGAATGGAAGGGTGGTTGTATTTGATAAGGTCTAATAGGTTTGGGCTGCAGTATTCAAGAAAAAGATACTTTGTTCTTCAAGATCACCTTCTTAAGAGCTTCAAATCAATCCCACCTGCCCATGACGAG GATCCTCTTAGAAGTGCAATTATAGATTCTTGCATCCGTGCGGCTGATAATGGGAGAGAGAGCATTCAAAGAAGA GTATTCTTCATTTTCACACTTTACAACACTTCCAATCACAGTGATCAACTGAAG CTGGGAGCAAGTAGTCCTGAAGAAGCAGCAAGATGGATGCATTCGATTCAGGAAGCCGCTTTAAAG GTGGACCAGAACCAAGTTGTTATTGATTCTTCCGAGCCTGATGCAAAGTCTTTGAG GTTGGACTGTTCCAGTAAAACTCATTACTCAAATTCTATTGATTGGACGCTACGTTCGTCTAGAGTTATAGATGCCATGACATCTGATGTTGTTGCACCATCACCCTGGAAAATCTTTGGTTGCGAGAATG GTCTCCGgctatttaaggaagctaaagATAGAGAATCTCATGCAAAG TGGGATGACCACCCTGCTATAATGGCTGTTGGTGTCATTGATGGATCTTCTGAGGCTATTTTCCAAACATTAATGTCTCTTGGCCCTTCAAGATCTGA GTGGGATTTCTGTCTGTATAAGGGCAGTGTGATTGAACATCTTGATGGTCATACTGACATAGTTCATAAACTGTTATACCGAAATTGGCTACCTTG GGGTATGAAACCAAGGGATCTTCTTTTGCGGCGCTATTGGAGGAGGGAGGATGATGGGACATATG TTATTCTGTACCATTCTGTGTTCCACCAGAGGTGTCCTCCTCAAGTGGGCTATGTCCGTGCCTGCCTTAAAA GTGGAGGATTTGTAATTTCTCCTGTAAATCAAGGGAAGCAATCAGTAGTAAGACATATGCTTGCTATTGACTggaaattttggaaatcatATCTACAGACATCCTCTGCCCGATCCATAACAATCCGCATGCTAGGGAGACTGGCTG CTTTGAGAGAGTTGTTTAGAGCAAAACTAGGGAATAATTCAGTGTCTGATTTCTCATCTGGTGAGCTGACAAAAGAGAGTAGATTACACCAGATTGGAGAAGGTTTGAGAATTGAAGTTCCAACCAGGCTGGAGACTAGGAAGAGCATCGATGACGCAGAGGGTGAAGAAGTGGTTAAAACGCCTTCAGAACATGCAAGCCTTTTGGGATTAAATGATGCGGCAGATGAATTTTTTGATGTTCCAGAACCTTTGGATTATGATCAATCAGAAAATGGCTGGTCTTCTGATTTTAGTTCAGAAACATATTCTCAG GATACACGTACACCCAAATTATCTACTGCTGCTGTTTTTGTTAAAAAGTTACATGATCTTGCAG TTCAGAAGAGGGGCTATGTGGACTTACAAGAGATGGCAAGGGAAGACAGTATGTCGTGCAACTATGGGTTCACTTTACCAAAGGATCAAACTTGTAATCTGCTTTCAAGTTGGACAGAAACAGATCCCTCTACATTTCTGATTCGTGGAAAAACTTATTTGGATGACCATAAAAAG ATCAAAGCAAATGGCACATTAATGCAAATGGTTGCTGCGGATTGGTTGAGATCTGACAAGCGAGAAGATGATCTTGCTGGCCGCCCTGGGAGCATTGTTCAG AAATATGCTGCAAAAGGAGGTCCAGAGTTCTTTTTCATAGTCAACATACAG GTGCCAGGTTCGACAACTTATAATCTGGCCCTATACTACATGATGAGTAGTTCACTGGAAGATGCACCATTGCTGGAGAGATTTGTTAAAGGGGATGATGCAGACAGAAATTCAAGGTTCAAGCTCATtccatacatatctaag GGATCATGGATAGTCAAGCAGAGTGTTGGGAAGAAAGCATGCTTAATTGGTCAAGCACTGGAAATTAATTATTTCCATGGGAAGAACTACATAGAG CTTGGAGTTGATATCGGTTCATCTACTGTTGCGAGGGGTGTGGTCAATCTTGTTCTTGGTTACCTTAACAATCTTGTCATAGAAATGGCATTTCTGGTACAG GCAAACACCACGGATGAGCTTCCAGAGTTCCTACTGGGGACTTGTCGTCTTAACCATCTGGATGCCTCTAAAGCTATCCCAGTTAAGCACTAA
- the LOC113727638 gene encoding protein-tyrosine sulfotransferase-like isoform X1, with the protein MRWINYDSKLALLLVLLLSVSTRIKASSEDGEFNQCEHIVKKWASSSLDSEINEDKHILRDLLYFLHVPRTGGRTYYYCFLKRLYANSSECPRSYDRLRLDPRIKASSEDGEFNQCEHIVKKWASSSLDSEINEDKHILRDLLYFLHVPRTGGRTYYYCFLKRLYANSSECPRSYDRLRLDPRKPDCRLLVTHDDYSVMSKLPREKTSVVTILRDPIDRVFSTYEFSVEVAARFLVHPNLTSALRMTGRLRAKTRGGVSTLDIWPWKYLVPWMREDLFSRREARRRKGWPSIYGDDPYDMEDVVMPLHKYINDPIAQEIVHNGATYQIAGLTNNSYLAESHEVRHCIQKYQPLGEYVLDVAKKRLDNMLYVGLTENHRESATMFANVVGAQAISKFAGSNSRKGLVANSIPGQSSLIPDIDPDSNYHLSNSTYPKPGKFSSTDTVEATNEDMTTRKLMEGYETCISSLRSTQSQRRANSLKNIRPANFTKEARRRISKVLFQEITSLNYLDVELYKYAQGIFANQQQYAMPTKVGEENLVNMFKKPYGAPSWSVLSISLSIFLFLLFIILYLNARRRISKIKL; encoded by the exons ATGAGGTGGATAAATTATGATTCGAAGTTGGCCCTTCTCCTGGTCCTGCTCTTATCTG TTTCAACCAGAATAAAGGCATCCTCTGAAGACGGTGAATTTAATCAGTGTGAACATATCGTCAAGAAGTGGGCATCTTCTTCCCTTGACTCAGAAATTAACGAAGATAAACACATATTGCGGGACTTGCTGTATTTCCTTCATGTCCCAAGAACTGGAGGGAGGACATATTATTATTG CTTTCTGAAAAGGTTATATGCAAACTCTTCAGAGTGCCCACGCTCTTATGATAGGCTGAGGCTCGATCCCAG AATAAAGGCATCCTCTGAAGACGGTGAATTTAATCAGTGTGAACATATCGTCAAGAAGTGGGCATCTTCTTCCCTTGACTCAGAAATTAACGAAGATAAACACATATTGCGGGACTTGCTGTATTTCCTTCATGTCCCAAGAACTGGAGGGAGGACATATTATTATTG CTTTCTGAAAAGGTTATATGCAAACTCTTCAGAGTGCCCACGCTCTTATGATAGGCTGAGGCTCGATCCCAG GAAACCAGATTGCCGGTTATTGGTTACTCATGATGACTATAGTGTCATGTCCAAACTTCCAAGGGAGAAAACTTCAGTGGTGACCATACTAAGGGACCCTATTGATCGTGTCTTTAGCACTTACGAATTTTCGGTAGAGGTTGCTGCTCGTTTTCTGGTGCACCCTAATCTAACATCAGCCTTAAGAATGACTGGACGTTTGAGGGCAAAGACAAGGGGTGGAGTAAGCACATTGGACATCTGGCCATGGAAGTATTTGGTCCCTTGGATGAGAGAAGATTTGTTTTCTCGG AGAGAAGCCAGAAGACGCAAAGGTTGGCCTTCCATTTATGGTGACGATCCCTATGATATGGAGGATGTTGTAATGCCATTGCACAAGTATATTAATGATCCTATAGCTCAGGAAATAGTTCATAATGGAGCTACATACCAG ATTGCAGGACTTACAAACAACTCTTATCTGGCAGAATCACATGAAGTGCGCCATTGCATACAGAAATATCAGCCTCTTGGTGAATATGTGCTAGACGTTGCAAAG AAGCGGTTGGATAATATGTTGTATGTTGGACTCACTGAGAACCATAGAGAATCTGCAACAATGTTTGCAAATGTGGTTGGTGCTCAGGCAATTTCTAAGTTTGCAGGATCAAACTCTAGAAAGGGTCTTGTGGCTAATAGCATTCCAG GGCAGAGCTCTTTGATACCTGATATTGACCCTGATAGTAATTACCATTTG AGCAATAGCACATATCCAAAGCCTGGAAAGTTTTCATCAACGGACACAGTTGAAGCAACAAATGAAGAT ATGACGACGAGAAAACTAATGGAAGGATATGAGACCTGTATTTCAAGCTTACGAAGCACACAGTCACAACGACGTGcaaattctttaaaaaatatACGGCCAGCAAACTTTACTAAGGAG GCTCGTCGTCGGATTTCTAAAGTTCTTTTTCAGGAAATTACATCACTAAATTACCTGGATGTGGAGTTGTACAAGTACGCTCAAGGCATCTTTGCAAATCAACAACAGTATGCGATGCCAACAAAAGTTGGTGAA GAGAATCTGGTGAACATGTTCAAAAAGCCATATGGTGCCCCTTCTTGGAGTGTTCTTTCCATCTCCTTatccatttttttatttcttttgttcattaTTCTCTATTtaaatgcaaggagaagaatATCAAAAATAAAGCTatga
- the LOC113727638 gene encoding protein-tyrosine sulfotransferase-like isoform X2 has product MRWINYDSKLALLLVLLLSVSTRIKASSEDGEFNQCEHIVKKWASSSLDSEINEDKHILRDLLYFLHVPRTGGRTYYYCFLKRLYANSSECPRSYDRLRLDPRIKASSEDGEFNQCEHIVKKWASSSLDSEINEDKHILRDLLYFLHVPRTGGRTYYYCFLKRLYANSSECPRSYDRLRLDPRKPDCRLLVTHDDYSVMSKLPREKTSVVTILRDPIDRVFSTYEFSVEVAARFLVHPNLTSALRMTGRLRAKTRGGVSTLDIWPWKYLVPWMREDLFSRREARRRKGWPSIYGDDPYDMEDVVMPLHKYINDPIAQEIVHNGATYQIAGLTNNSYLAESHEVRHCIQKYQPLGEYVLDVAKKRLDNMLYVGLTENHRESATMFANVVGAQAISKFAGSNSRKGLVANSIPGQSSLIPDIDPDSNYHLSNSTYPKPGKFSSTDTVEATNEDMTTRKLMEGYETCISSLRSTQSQRRANSLKNIRPANFTKEARRRISKVLFQEITSLNYLDVELYKYAQGIFANQQQYAMPTKVGEKMTRSRQW; this is encoded by the exons ATGAGGTGGATAAATTATGATTCGAAGTTGGCCCTTCTCCTGGTCCTGCTCTTATCTG TTTCAACCAGAATAAAGGCATCCTCTGAAGACGGTGAATTTAATCAGTGTGAACATATCGTCAAGAAGTGGGCATCTTCTTCCCTTGACTCAGAAATTAACGAAGATAAACACATATTGCGGGACTTGCTGTATTTCCTTCATGTCCCAAGAACTGGAGGGAGGACATATTATTATTG CTTTCTGAAAAGGTTATATGCAAACTCTTCAGAGTGCCCACGCTCTTATGATAGGCTGAGGCTCGATCCCAG AATAAAGGCATCCTCTGAAGACGGTGAATTTAATCAGTGTGAACATATCGTCAAGAAGTGGGCATCTTCTTCCCTTGACTCAGAAATTAACGAAGATAAACACATATTGCGGGACTTGCTGTATTTCCTTCATGTCCCAAGAACTGGAGGGAGGACATATTATTATTG CTTTCTGAAAAGGTTATATGCAAACTCTTCAGAGTGCCCACGCTCTTATGATAGGCTGAGGCTCGATCCCAG GAAACCAGATTGCCGGTTATTGGTTACTCATGATGACTATAGTGTCATGTCCAAACTTCCAAGGGAGAAAACTTCAGTGGTGACCATACTAAGGGACCCTATTGATCGTGTCTTTAGCACTTACGAATTTTCGGTAGAGGTTGCTGCTCGTTTTCTGGTGCACCCTAATCTAACATCAGCCTTAAGAATGACTGGACGTTTGAGGGCAAAGACAAGGGGTGGAGTAAGCACATTGGACATCTGGCCATGGAAGTATTTGGTCCCTTGGATGAGAGAAGATTTGTTTTCTCGG AGAGAAGCCAGAAGACGCAAAGGTTGGCCTTCCATTTATGGTGACGATCCCTATGATATGGAGGATGTTGTAATGCCATTGCACAAGTATATTAATGATCCTATAGCTCAGGAAATAGTTCATAATGGAGCTACATACCAG ATTGCAGGACTTACAAACAACTCTTATCTGGCAGAATCACATGAAGTGCGCCATTGCATACAGAAATATCAGCCTCTTGGTGAATATGTGCTAGACGTTGCAAAG AAGCGGTTGGATAATATGTTGTATGTTGGACTCACTGAGAACCATAGAGAATCTGCAACAATGTTTGCAAATGTGGTTGGTGCTCAGGCAATTTCTAAGTTTGCAGGATCAAACTCTAGAAAGGGTCTTGTGGCTAATAGCATTCCAG GGCAGAGCTCTTTGATACCTGATATTGACCCTGATAGTAATTACCATTTG AGCAATAGCACATATCCAAAGCCTGGAAAGTTTTCATCAACGGACACAGTTGAAGCAACAAATGAAGAT ATGACGACGAGAAAACTAATGGAAGGATATGAGACCTGTATTTCAAGCTTACGAAGCACACAGTCACAACGACGTGcaaattctttaaaaaatatACGGCCAGCAAACTTTACTAAGGAG GCTCGTCGTCGGATTTCTAAAGTTCTTTTTCAGGAAATTACATCACTAAATTACCTGGATGTGGAGTTGTACAAGTACGCTCAAGGCATCTTTGCAAATCAACAACAGTATGCGATGCCAACAAAAGTTGGTGAA AAGATGACAAGGAGTCGTCAGTGGTAG